DNA from Solanum stenotomum isolate F172 chromosome 3, ASM1918654v1, whole genome shotgun sequence:
ACTCCATTACCGGCTATAGATTCCGTTGTATTGGAAATGGTATGTATCTGACTTTCAAGCTCTTCGCTTTCGTTTCCACAATTGAAAACCTAGTTCGCATCCTTTTTTTTCGTGTAGAATTGTAGTAATTGCTTGTGGAGTAAGAAATCTGGAGAATCGGTAATTTTAAGGAGTGTATCACGGATAACTCGAGCTAATAAGCATAGTCAATGTTCTTTTGTTGAATATCGTGAGTCTGATATGATAATACAATAATGTTGGCGGAGAAGTAGAAACAACATTAATAAAGCTgtaatttttatcattttaggtTACATTTAAGCGCTAAGAGCATGACTTCCATCTTTCATTGTGTACCAAGAGATCGAATTTAACCAGTTCATGAAGTTTAGCCTGGACaggaaactattttttttgtgatattaGAAGGTAGAGTGAAGAACTATCTagcttaatatttttttctaaacctACTTGATAATGCTGATCTTTTCTGTGTAGAATAATTAATAGTTGCTTCTTAGTTAGATATCTAGAGAATCGGTAATTTTAAGGTGTATCATGGTTAAATCGAGCTAATAAGAATATTTGTTGTTCTTTTGTTAAATATAGTTTCACAATATCGTGAGTTTGATATGGTAATACAATAATATTGGCGGAGAAGTAGAAACAAATGAATAAAGataatttatatagtttttgGTTACATTTGTGCACTAAGAGCATGACTTCCATCTTTCGTTGAGTATCAACTACTAAGAGATCGAGCTTAAGTAAGGAGTTCACAAAGTTTTGCGTAGACAGGAGACTATTTTTTCGTGATATTAGAAGATCGAGTGAAGAACTAACTATCTTAATATTGTTTCTGAACTAACTAGATAATGCTGTTCTTAAAGGTGCAGTTAAGacaacaattaaatcaaaaagTTGTGCGTTACTGGAGGCACTGAGGCTCTATGGCATAGGTCTCAGCACCCATGAGCTTTATCTTAAGGTGGACAACATTACCCATCGTAAACTGATACATTAATCCTTTTTTGATTGTTAAAAAGATATTGTATTAAATGTCCAACAACCAGAAGGTTCTGTGGGGAATTTACAAGGGGTAGATCCATGCCTCCATTACATATTGTGTAATGAGCTCAAAAAATCTATTATGGTCTCTATATCATTTGCAGTTTCCATGTTACACAAAAAATACAGTTGGGGTAAACATCTGCACTTAGTAGTAACTACAGATTCCGATTTGCTTTCAAAAATCCTTGCATTCCTTTCCTTTCAAATGGTCCACCATACCGTCGAAGGGAGAAActgatattaattattatggtgAATGAACATACTAGTGACTAGAAAGGAAAATCAGAAATTTGGTGTGAGCAAATTAATCATTAAATCTAAATTACAATTCTTGAGCTTTATACAAAGTGGTATTGAGTAATGGGAAAAAGGTCAGAATTGCCCCTCAACTATTGAAAATAGTACTAGTATACcctttgtttatttttggtCCCTAAAGGTCTCCACTGTCAGCCAACTGGCGAAGCTATGTCCCTTATAACAAACAGACCTCTGAGTctgattttaaaaaaggaaagacaACCAACATTGCCCCTCAAATATTGGATATATGATGATTATACCCTCTGATTGATTTTGGTCACATAAACTTCTCACCGTTGGCCAACTTGCAAATAGGTCTTTCAAAATCACTTAACTACAATAACTGTCAGGGGATCACTTGACTACAACCGCTTTTATACCCATACTAACTTTTCAAAAGATCGTTCTAAATTAGATCTACACTGCTAAAATAGTTTAAACAACAAGGAATGACTCTTATTCAAGTAATTGCATTTTTGGGACCTTATAAAATACGAGTCGTGCGTCATTTGTATTCATTGCTGTTTTGAATTGTGTACATAATATCAAAATTCTAGAACAATGTGCAAACTAGTGATAGTATTTTGGATGCAATAAAGTTATTACATGGCCTGCTCATTACTTGTTTTTTGAGGATTCAGAATCCGTTCTCATTTACAAGTTTCGTAGAGGGAGCAAAGTTCATTAATTGACTCCAAATAAACCCCTTACCTTTACTAAGAGCTCAAATTAAGTCCTATTAATATAGTACTAACTGGGGTGTTGTACACTTTTGGGGAAACAATGTATGCTATCATTGTTTGCGTGTTTCGTGTCGTCCTCATCGGAGCTGCGGTGGTCGGCAGAGGAGGCTGCGCTGGTGGGTGGTTGGAGGGTATAAAGTAATCGGAGATATCTTTATTTTGTAGGAATCTCTCTCGACATAAGAGGAGTTTGGAGGAGGACCTTGTAGTTCTCTACTCATCGGAGATGGCATTTCGTCAATGGCTCTCGTGGGAAACCCCAGTGGTGGCAAGTCCATTTGATAGAAGATTATTTGTGGATGTGTATGATATTAGTGAGGTTCCAAAGAGTAGATGCAGGGTTCACTTAAAGATGCACAGATTTGGGTTTGAAGCGAAGGTCATAACAGATGACCAAGACCAAATGCCCTAGGTATTTAAGACACATCATCAACGAACAGTCAAGCGAACCAAAACttccatttttttgttttgaaaggAACCACACATGTAGGACTTTAAGAATCAGAGCAGTCAAGAGATGGCGCTGATACCATGTCAATTTTTCTGAATGTCTCTCTAATTGAGAATTCTGCCATTAAATAGAAAGAATTCTGATTTTACATCCCTAAAAATCTGCTATTTCTATCCTTGAATATCTGCTATTTCTAGTTGTAACATCCTGTAATCATCCCTGAATATCTCCTATCTCTAACTTTGGAAAGCTCTTTACACTACAATCTATACAGATATTGCATATTTGTGTTATAGCTATTCACTATTCTGATATTCCTAATATTAATACACACAAATCTGTACATATATTCATGATCTTGTCCACTATGCTAACAAATGTTAGTTATATGTGATATGTAATGTGTTGTCAACGCCAACACAATTAAGGAACATGCGCTTTTTTAAGCCCTCTTCCTTCTTTGAGAGGTGTCTGTTATGTGGAATTTTAAACAAGTAGATGCTCTAAACTGGAACAAGTAAAAGTAGGGGGACCAGTTTTGCAGATGTGTGCAAGTTGTAGTGTCATTTCATGTATTAGGCCTTCTATTTAATAAATTTCACTAATTTGCGATTTCTATTCTTTTCCAACTTATCATAAGACTTATCCAATTCTTCTGCCCATTTAGTTGTTTTTTCTGTTATAATTACTTATTATTGCATTGTATTTGCGTGTGTTTGTACATGCGCACACACATccatatatacacacacaaatATATTCCTTTAGTTGCATCTTTCTTCATTGCCacactttgtgggatttcactgggtatttTGTTGCATCTTTCTTCATTAAAGGgaatatctttatttttgtgCATAAAGTCTTGACATTTTTCTAGGATTTTCACCTTTTGACAATAGTCCTGGATCAACAGTCTATAGAAGCGCTTTTGTAGCTCGCAGAGTCTCACAGTATCCatctcttttttgtttctctttccTCCAGGGATATGTTTTGTAGAATGCTATGGATGCTTTTGATACTTGGTGGAATTTATCTGTCTAATTTGCTGTTTAAAGAAGGGAGAAGCCTACTTATTTGACAAAGTATGTTTAACTGTTAATTCATTCCTCTGGTTACAAACCTCATACCATTGACTTAACTTGAAGTGCATTAATCTCTGATTATTATTAAGCATTTATACACTGCAAAATAGATGGGGACTGGTAAAGCAACAAACTCATGAGAACAATGCACTGGCAGGTCTCTAAATTAAACTAAGCTGAAGACACTCTGCAAtgttgatgattatgtgttAGTTTCATTTCTGTTGGTGTGGCTTTTGAAACTTAAGCCACGCTCATGTTTAACAGAAATGTCTTCCTCCTTGCATACCGTATCAATAATTATGGATGCGATCATACACTTTTTTGAAGAATGGATGCAATCATACCTTATAAGTTATTTAGCTCGCTTATGTTTGTACTCTCTGTCCTCTCTGTCTCTTAATCGTACCTTATAAGTTATTTAAATCATTTATGTTTATAGTTGCTGCCCTCTCTGTCTCTTGTTAAATGTTTTTCCTATTTCAGGTCATATCCTTGTTGGAGTAAGTGCTAAAGCAAGGAGAAGTTGTCCAAAGGAATAAGAAGGTTCTTTTAGTTGATAATAATTCAATCCATCTAGTCATGGacgaatacaaaagaaattctCTCAAGCAACGCTCGAACCCCCAATTCAAGAGGAAGGGAGGCAGTAAAAATGCAAAGTTGAATTTTTCTAGTCATGAACGGTCATCTGAAAATTCTCAGAATTCAGATACTACCTATTGTATACTTTGTCAATCCAAAAAAGTTGGTAGTGTAATTGGAAAAGGTGGTAGCATAATCAAAGCCTTGAGAGAGGAAACTCAAGCAAAGATTACAGTTGCTGACAGTGTTCCTGGTTCTGATGATAGAATAGTAATCGTCTCTAGTTCCTCTACGAAACTAGCTAGGAGACAGAATAATGACAAAAACAATGATAATCCAGAGACAGGGGAAGAAAATTGTTCCATGGAGCCACATTGTGCTGCGCAAGATGCTCTGTTAAAAGTTCACTATAGGATTGTTGAGGAAGACTTGCAGGGAGTACAAAGTGAGGATAAGAGTGAAACTGTAATAATCACGCGTCTCCTTGTTCCGAACAATTTGGTTGGATGCCTTTTAGGAAGAAAAGGCGATGTTATTCAGAAATTGCGAAGTGAGACTGGGGCTAGCATTCGTGTCCTTTCTGCTGAGCATTTGCCCGCTTGTGCTATGACCACTGATGAATTGGTCCAAGTAAGTTTCATGTTCTTTTCTTTGGATACAGAGATTATTTAGTTACTTATGTGAGTGAGTTTTGATATGAACTTTCATCACTTGGAGAGTATGATGGTGCAGAGGATGAAAAGGACAGAgtattgtttacttttactAATTGTTCATCTGTACTGATCTTCGTTCTACATGCAACAGTTGCATTGATCAGATGTTTTTGTACATCTCTTTTTTCTCCCTATGATTGTCTTCAAGCCTCTACTAGTCCTGATACCTTAGTGctagtttatttttataatcCACCATTGTTTAGCAATTCAAGTCCTTGAACACTAGACGAGCTGTCTAGTAGCTATTGTTTATCTGACTCATAGTTTCCTCattgagttttttattttaacttaaaaaaacaaTGCACCGCAGGAGTAAATGGAAACTAATGAAAGAAGTGTGTAGAACAAGTATGACACCAACATGCCAGCACAAAGATAAATACTAATGAAACTGGAATATACTGAAAtggaatatgaaaagaaaatttgaataagACTAGTAGATAAACTTTTCTCTCAGGCACTAATANCCCTTAGGGGTTGTAAATCCCACCCCATCAGCTTTTGCTTGATGGGCTTTTTGGTGTGAATACACAGTTactattatcaaaaaaaaaacaatgcaCCTCTTTGACAAGCAGAAATTTTCTGTCTCTGCTTTAAATTATGCAAATGGCAGCCACGCTaaatttttgtttctctctctctctctctctctctctccaatCTGTCTGTCTTTTTGGGTAGCCATGCTATTTCTTAATATGAAACATCTAATAGATAATCAGGTATTTGGGATTTCAACTCTGTTTAGTCTCTTGGTTTTATGGTGGTAATTTCCTTTGTCCGGATACAATCATGTTCGAAACTACTATTTCTATTGGGGAATATAATTCTCTAGTTTTAGTTAATTTTCTTGCTAATAGTCTTGGAGTTgaattaattatctttttttggGACATATCATGTCAGAATTTTCAATactgttttttcttcttctcagaTATCAGGCAAACCTGCTTTAGTGAAAAAAGCCTTGTATGAAGTATCAACTCTGTTGCATCAGAATCCTCGCAAAGACAAACCTATCTCGAGTTTCCCTATGGTACATGGTGCTCAAGGTTTTCACCCCCCTGGTCCTCCCATGGAAAATATGATTCCTCCAGGAAAACCAATGTGGTCTCAAAGTAAAACTAATTTAAATGGTATGCCGCCTGCATTAGGGGTGGGAGGCTATAGGAACCAGCTTACTGGATTTGGCCGTGCAGATTTTGATTATGGTCCTCCCCCTAGTGCTGGTGAAGCTCCAGGTGATTTCACCATGAAAATTCTGTGCTCAGCTGCAAAAATTGGCGGTGTTATAGGCAAGGGAGGCTTCAATGTAAAACAACTTCAGCAGGAAACAGGAGCGGGTATACATGTTGAGGATGTCGCACCCGAATCTGATGAAAGAGTTATTCGTGTCTCCTCTTTGGAGGTAATGTTTCTACTTGAGTAATTCATAATATTAACATACTGATAGCATGTCACTAAGCCATTGTTTTCCTTCCAGTCTTTTTGGGATCCCAGATCACGAACTATTGATGCCATTCTTCAACTTCAAAGTAAAACAAGTGAATTTTCTGACAAAGGAATTGTCACTACGAGGCTTCTTTTTCCCTCAAATAAGGTTGGCTGCATTATTGGACAAGGAGGACAGGTTATCAATGAGATGAGAAGGAGAACGCAGGCGGATATTCGTGTTCTTTCCAAGGACGATAAACCCAGATGCGCATCTGCAGATGAAGAGCTTGTGCAGGTGAATTATCTGTAGTATGCAAGTTTAGACTTAGGCTTTTCTGGTTCACATATGACCTAGTTTCAATTTTCTAGTGCCTGTTGGTACTGTTGTTTCCATGATTTTGTGAGAAATTTCAATCTCAAAGTAATTGAAGTTCCGTTTATTCAGATATCTGGAAGCATCGGTGTTGCAAAAGATGCCTTGGTTGAGATTTCTTCAAGGCTCAGAGAAAGATGCCTTAGGGATGCAAATAGTAAAGTGGAGTCTACTCCTGTTAGGCCACTTCCTGGATTTGTTCCTTCAGAGGATTTTCGAAGTGGAGACCCACAACGTTCAGGTGCGATGGGGGCTGGTAGCTCTAGAAGATATGAACATTTGAAGGTAGGGAAGATTATATGGCTAATGTTCTTCTACTGGAGCTTATACCTTGACTTTTGTTTGATAACAGTGGAGCCTGGGGCAATTCATACCTTTATTTCTGATCTTCTATGTTCTGGTTTTATGGGTAGTGTGACATGTTTGTTGTAACCTCTTTAAGGATAATTCACATGAGGAGAGCACCAAGTTCTAGCAACCTTGCACTACCAGTATGACCTGCAGAATGCATCATCTAATTCATTTAATGTGGTGGTGGTATGAGGCACCAATCCTGTATTCAAAATGAATTTACTGGAATTGTACATGAGATATGCCTTGCCATATATTTCTGTCTGATAGTATTTTCCCCTTGACCATATAATTGGATGTTGAATAAGTGACTTGTCACACTTTCCTCAGTTGTGGAAACCATTTGCTGCCTTGGTCTTTTAAGTTAGTCCAGTTAACTAAAGAAGTGCCACTTTCTCTTTGTAGGGTGCTGTTCGTGAATTTGACCATCCAAGTTATCCAGATCTTCCCATTGCCACTAGGTACTACCAATTCCGGAATATGTTCTTTTTCCACTGCTTTTTCTGTTGCAGTTCATCTGAAAACCATTGTGAACCCCAGATTCTCAAATATCCGTAGTCCCCCAGAGATGAAGTTTCCAGACCATTCTTATGGTTCTGCAAAAGGAACAGGAGGGTACAACATTGATGAGGTAAATATTCTTTGCCTAGAGCTACTAATAGATGATTTAGTGAGTTCCTTTATTTGTTCATTTGGTCCATTTTACTCCAACCAGGTAGAAGACTTGCATTGTGTTATTTTCCTCCATTTGTTTTGATAACCGCCTATTTGGGTGAACTGCTGGATATTGTTACTCCCGACTCCACCTTTTTTTCCACGATACAGGAAACTAATAAATCCTTCTccatttttatgttatattgaGGACATGCTAGAGAAAAACTACATGTATTTTCATATTCAAGTTTTGATTCTATAAAATGTTGTTCATTATATGCATTCATTTCATATGTAGTAAATTTCTTATAAAGAAACAAATCTTGAGCCTAAACTCAAaccccaaaagttagctcaagAGGTGAGGATTGCCCAAGACATAATAGAGAGACCATCCATCCCTTAAAGGGCCGATGTAGGACCGCAGAAGCTAGCTCAATGGTGTGTGGGTAATTTAATATGTCCCCAACATTGGAAATAAGAATTGAGATGAgtcctgctctgataccacgtaATGAAATGGGTCTTGGGTCTTACTCAATCCCAAAAGCTAGCTTAAGAGGTGAGGATTGTACAAGTCATATTAAAGAGACCACTATTTCTGTGAAGGGTACAAAGTGAGAGGAAATGGAGGACCTAGAAGATAATTGAAGTTTTATGTCTGAGAATGAAttttcacattttctttttctaggtGAGAGAGAGAGGAAATGGAGGACCTCAACTAGattataattcattttaatctaTCATTAATGTTATACTATAATAATTTGTAGAGCTTATAATACGTTTTAATCtgtcattaatgttatttaaaaTGTAAGTCTGGGCATATGTATTTCCCAAGGAGATTGAAATGTGAGGTTTTCAGGTAGCATAGCATCCTCAGAAGGAAAAGAGATAGGAGGGCACATTTGGGGGAGAGCTGAGAAGGAAGGAATTGGAAGGACAATCATTGAGTGATATTCTTCCTAATGCACCTAGAATATACAAGTTCACTAAAAACATCATGGTAGAGAACTTCAGGGAATATGGGGAGCTCAAGGATTTAGTACTCTGTTATTACCATCAATTACAGCGAGAAAGAGAATTAGAGGCCAGCTCTGGATAAAGTAACATTTCAGAGGATTAGTAGGGGTGAAAGTATAGCAGATGATACACACCTTCGATAAATAAGAGTTGATGGACGTATCGAGACTAGTGAGGGTAGTAGGATTTTGGGTCTTTATGGGTTCGTGCCGGTCTTCTTCCTTCATTGCTAGGAATTAATAGAGAATAATGTGATAGAATGATCCATGAAGTTTACGAATGAAACTTTTAAGATGAGTTTTAACTCTTCATTAATAAAAGAAgagttttaattcattttggtTGTGCTCATTCGGAAGAAGAATGGGGCCAAGGGCATATATATTGTCTTGGTCTATTAGTCTGGTAGAGTATCTATAAAATATTGTTGCTTAAAAAAGAATTCTTTCAAATAATTGCTTATGTTCCTATCGAGGAGCTTAAAATCGATAGTGGATAATCTCATTTCCTCATCTCAACGTGCATTTCTGGAGGGGCAAACTTTTGGCACCCTTTTTATAGCTAATGAATGGTGGGTTTATGGCTAAGAAGTGGGTAATTGAGAATTTTGTGTAAGTTGGACTTACAAGTATGacaattgtgattttttttaccatttgCTTGAAAGAATGGCTTGACTTGGAAACATGGATAGCGCATTGCATATCCAAGtccaactattagaaaatataacATCTAACATCATTGCACCAAGAGTGTGACCTAACAATCAATAAAGTTTGAATGGACTTTGGGAGATCAGAGTTCAAGTCCTAGTTGAGGGAAGAAAACAATAGGTGTTTCTTCCCATTTGTCTTAACCTTGGTGTATAGAGTTACCCCATAAGTATGTTGTTGAAAAGTAGCATATACACAATGATTTAATCTAGGTGGCGCAAGTGCCCCATACATCACTGTTACTAAAAAATATCTGTCTAGGAGGAAAAAATTAACATTGTTGAAATTaacttttttcaaaacataCCCACTTTTATTTTCCCCCCCTTAATTGTATTTATAGTAGCAAATCACTCCGAGAGGATGATGAAAGAGCTTTTGCGGAGtaggaagaaatgaagaaaaaataccACTTGGTAGGTTGGAAAAAATTAACATTTCTAGTTGAGGAGGGGGTCAAGAGATACGTAGATCATCCATATCAATAGGACATTATTAGAAGATAGTTGGGGAAATTTTCATGTAAGAATATATTATGGTGGAAAGTGATAACCACTAAAAAATACGGGAGGTTAGAATAGGATTGTTTTTGGGGAGATAGGAACTACATAAACAACAAGCTCGAGGAAATGGATCATTAAGGAAAAGGAagattttacttcttttttgtgGATAAGGTGGTAAAGGATGATTTCACAAGATGCGTCTCTTAAAACATTTATAATGGCACCCATATTTTCTTTTGGCGAGAGTAATGTTGTGGGAGACATCTTTGTTGGGGGCATTTCCGGGGTCTGGGCATGTGTGCTATGGTTTACGAGGGAGACAATAATGGTGA
Protein-coding regions in this window:
- the LOC125859399 gene encoding KH domain-containing protein HEN4-like isoform X2, with translation MDEYKRNSLKQRSNPQFKRKGGSKNAKLNFSSHERSSENSQNSDTTYCILCQSKKVGSVIGKGGSIIKALREETQAKITVADSVPGSDDRIVIVSSSSTKLARRQNNDKNNDNPETGEENCSMEPHCAAQDALLKVHYRIVEEDLQGVQSEDKSETVIITRLLVPNNLVGCLLGRKGDVIQKLRSETGASIRVLSAEHLPACAMTTDELVQISGKPALVKKALYEVSTLLHQNPRKDKPISSFPMVHGAQGFHPPGPPMENMIPPGKPMWSQSKTNLNGMPPALGVGGYRNQLTGFGRADFDYGPPPSAGEAPGDFTMKILCSAAKIGGVIGKGGFNVKQLQQETGAGIHVEDVAPESDERVIRVSSLESFWDPRSRTIDAILQLQSKTSEFSDKGIVTTRLLFPSNKVGCIIGQGGQVINEMRRRTQADIRVLSKDDKPRCASADEELVQGAVREFDHPSYPDLPIATRFSNIRSPPEMKFPDHSYGSAKGTGGYNIDEFAGRSARFQDPRSVGPGFIDDIRGAPDHMNAGHNVFHGSSENLNAGRPTFQGYGSPAGQSSNIQQGAYHQNYAAQQSAYQSYPAKGGYPSGSPSQLPYQNPNPHQAPYQNINSQQHQQAPPPYQNMAAQGSYHY
- the LOC125859399 gene encoding KH domain-containing protein HEN4-like isoform X1 — protein: MDEYKRNSLKQRSNPQFKRKGGSKNAKLNFSSHERSSENSQNSDTTYCILCQSKKVGSVIGKGGSIIKALREETQAKITVADSVPGSDDRIVIVSSSSTKLARRQNNDKNNDNPETGEENCSMEPHCAAQDALLKVHYRIVEEDLQGVQSEDKSETVIITRLLVPNNLVGCLLGRKGDVIQKLRSETGASIRVLSAEHLPACAMTTDELVQISGKPALVKKALYEVSTLLHQNPRKDKPISSFPMVHGAQGFHPPGPPMENMIPPGKPMWSQSKTNLNGMPPALGVGGYRNQLTGFGRADFDYGPPPSAGEAPGDFTMKILCSAAKIGGVIGKGGFNVKQLQQETGAGIHVEDVAPESDERVIRVSSLESFWDPRSRTIDAILQLQSKTSEFSDKGIVTTRLLFPSNKVGCIIGQGGQVINEMRRRTQADIRVLSKDDKPRCASADEELVQISGSIGVAKDALVEISSRLRERCLRDANSKVESTPVRPLPGFVPSEDFRSGDPQRSGAMGAGSSRRYEHLKGAVREFDHPSYPDLPIATRFSNIRSPPEMKFPDHSYGSAKGTGGYNIDEFAGRSARFQDPRSVGPGFIDDIRGAPDHMNAGHNVFHGSSENLNAGRPTFQGYGSPAGQSSNIQQGAYHQNYAAQQSAYQSYPAKGGYPSGSPSQLPYQNPNPHQAPYQNINSQQHQQAPPPYQNMAAQGSYHY